A genomic region of Glycine max cultivar Williams 82 chromosome 15, Glycine_max_v4.0, whole genome shotgun sequence contains the following coding sequences:
- the LOC100782320 gene encoding cold-responsive protein kinase 1 — MTCFPLLFSKSSSSARHDPEIDEGIHNVKLYSYKQLRNATEKFSPANKIGEGGFGSVYKGRLKDGKVAAIKVLSAESRQGVKEFLTEINVISEIEHENLVKLYGCCVEKNNRILVYNYLENNSLSQTLLGGGHNSLYFDWGTRCKICIGVARGLAYLHEEVRPHIVHRDIKASNILLDKDLTPKISDFGLAKLIPANMTHVSTRVAGTLGYLAPEYAIGGKLTRKADIYSFGVLLAEIISGRCNINSRLPIEEQFLLERTWDLYERKELVELVDISLNGEFDAEQACKFLKISLLCTQESPKLRPSMSSVVKMLTGKMDVNDSKITKPALISDFMDLKVRRNEESSIDMKNSSMYTTSSSDNHDSTMSFATTTTFAAIYDESM; from the exons ATGACttgttttcctttattattCAGTAAGTCGTCTTCTTCAGCGAGACACGATCCAGAAATTGATGAAG GCATTCATAATGTTAAACTCTACTCCTACAAACAACTAAGAAATGCCACTGAAAAGTTTAGTCCAGCCAATAAAATTGGAGAGGGTGGTTTTGGTTCTGTCTACAAG GGACGGCTTAAAGATGGAAAAGTTGCTGCAATAAAAGTTCTTTCAGCTGAATCAAGACAAGGGGTGAAGGAATTCTTGACAGAGATTAATGTGATCTCCGAGATAGAGCATGAAAATTTGGTCAAGTTATATGGTTGCTGTGtggaaaaaaataacagaatattAGTCTACAATTACCTTGAGAACAACAGCCTATCACAAACTCTTCTAG GTGGAGGTCACAATAGTCTCTACTTTGATTGGGGAACTCGATGTAAAATATGCATTGGGGTTGCACGTGGGCTTGCCTATCTTCATGAAGAAGTGAGGCCTCATATTGTTCATAGGGATATAAAAGCAAGCAATATCCTCCTTGACAAAGATCTTACACCCAAGATTTCAGATTTTGGTCTTGCAAAGCTTATTCCAGCAAACATGACTCATGTCAGCACACGTGTAGCAGGAACATT AGGTTATTTGGCACCAGAGTATGCGATAGGGGGGAAGCTAACAAGGAAAGCAGACATTTACAGCTTTGGCGTCCTCCTTGCGGAAATTATCAGTGGAAGATGTAACATAAACTCACGATTACCAATAGAAGAACAATTTCTTCTGGAGAGG ACATGGGACCTTTATGAGCGAAAGGAATTGGTTGAACTGGTGGATATATCACTAAACGGGGAATTCGATGCTGAGCAGGCTTGTAAGTTTCTGAAGATTAGCCTTCTTTGCACTCAAGAATCCCCGAAGCTCCGGCCATCGATGTCTTCTGTGGTCAAGATGCTCACTGGAAAAATGGATGTTAATGACAGTAAGATAACAAAACCTGCCTTAATTTCTGATTTTATGGACCTTAAAGTTAGAAGGAACGAAGAAAGTAGTATTGATATGAAGAATTCATCTATGTATACAACCTCTTCTTCAGACAACCATGATAGTACCATGTCATTTGCCACAACTACTACCTTTGCAGCAATATATGATGAAAGCATGTAA